The genomic DNA AGAACGGATATCACTTTCGTTATAAGGTGGCCTCTCATAGTGTCCTGGTAATTAAGCacctttaatttcatttttgacAATTGACATCAAAGAGACAAAATAAGCAGAAACTGAATGAAGGAATACATGTCAGCTTGAAGAGGAAGtagacaattaattaattacctaaGAAATAATGATGAGACTTAAAAATTCCAGAAAGCCCTCCAATACGAATATTACCAAACTTTATTACTCCAGCAAAACCCAAGAAGTATATGTTATGGGCTGCCCATCCACCATAATATCTGCAAAGAACCAAGTAATTGACCATTATGCTATATCAACTGTTAGCATCTTAGAATAGTATCCTAGAACTTAAGGATGTGACTAGGTTTATAAAATGTTGAGTATACATTTcatttttagatttattatacTATTCATATGTAGCATGGCCTTGAAGCACTGTATGGCCTTCAGATATTCTTAATTCTCTTAGTTTAATCTATAAAACAAAAAGAATCATTTTATATACTATTGCTTTTTAATAAATCGCATAGAAttaatcatgattttgttaCGAAGTCCAAGCAAATGAGCAAATTGCAATCAAAATGAACAGGTTCTTATAACGGCCCTCTACACCGTTAAAAGAAGCAGAAACAGTTGATAGAATTATGGAACCCCAAGACCCAAAACTAAAGAAACCGTCTTAGAATAATAAGTTAAACAAGAATGTCAATGTAAAGTTCACTTAAGAACAAGGTTTTCTCCTAGCATAGCATGGATGGATACACAATATAAGTTCACACATAAGGTTTTCTCCTAGCATTTGTTACATCACGAAGAAAACTTCCATCAAATAACACAATATTACTCACAGTTCCCACAAATAATTAGACGCTTCATGGTTCCCCCCAATAAATAGAGTTGGAAAAGGCGCTATTTTCTCCCCAGAGTAGTATTTCCAGAAGGAGTTCATGCTGCGAAACTTAGGCTTCACATTTAAGCTTTCCAAATCTTTCTCATTCCTAACAGCCTGCATTGCAGATTAGTTCATTCAGATCCAGGTAGTTGAGGCAGAGCAGGGAGACAGCATTACATTCATATACACAAATGGTCAAACAGAATAAATGAAGAACAAGACCACTTGTGAGTTAGAAGAAGCATTAGCCAACAGTCCTTCCTATTcttctcaaaattcaaattaaatgcATACATAAACTTTTTTAATTGTAAAGAACCACATAATTTGCTcctaacataaataacaaactATTTGAAACAGGATGTGCGATCCTTCTTTTACAATAATCCTGGAGAGGGTATAAAATATAGTCAATGCCTTTCTAGTTCTTGAAGATAACGAAATAGTATCCATTTATTGATAACCGTGATATCGTAGTTGCGGAGGATCTTTCTAATTATTAAAGAATTAGTtagttgtaattattttttctattatactCCTCTTTACAAAATCATAGTCACAGAAGCTGTGATGGATCTTTCCAATTCACAGAGAATGAATACCTGTATACATTTCACATTTATAACTATGTGTTTTCGCTGAACATTGCAGAGAAGTCCTAGTACATgtgcaaaatgaaaaaatgactGGATGAATTTCAGAGTAAATAACAGCCATTGGAATTGTTTGCTCATTCACCTGAAAGTCACCACAGCAAATGAGAAGGTCAATTTTTGTATTCTCCACTTCTTGCAGATGTAAGAGAGTGGCGTAGACACTATCCAGGTCGCCGTGCATGCACCCTTCAATCGCAATCTTCATTTCTGCTAGACATCCACACATACATGTTAAAACACAAAACTGTACAATCATAACACAAAACTGTAAATTATAGAAAAACACTGCTCAAATATAGCACTCAAAAGTTTTGGATCTATAGTACTTCAGCTAGAAACAAAGAGATAACCATTCACAACAAACATCTTACTAGTCTTTTCCTTGCTTGAGCACTAATGGCTCTTGAATGCCAAAAAAGTTGCACTAAAGAGCCATGGAGTTTTCACAGGTGATTTTGAGGTTTTATGTTCATTTTGATTAACCATTCACATGGactatataaatgaataaaaagatcGATCTATCTTGCTATTTCTTAttcttgtattattattattataaatacaattcaaTATGAATAAACtaacaataatatgtaaaaaaattaacagatattaaaatatcaataatctgTAAACTAACAATTACTAacctaacaataatataaaaaaaataacatttactAACCTGTCAATAAtctataaattaacaattagtAAGTTAacaaataacatataaataaactaacagGATTTACTAATGTTATAAAGTTACTAacctaacaataataatatgtaaactAACAATTACTAAcctaacaataattaatttgtaaataaactAACAATCTTTGAATTTATCTGAAAAAGAGAAGATAATTTGTATTCCGTGAGCCTACTAcatagcttgtttgatgttgaattttttAGGAgttttttaccaattttttaaaaagttctCTATATATAACATCAATTTCATTCTTATCTTCtctcatcaactaaaatacccttgttatttttattgtattttaaatactaaaaattaagttgttttttttgacaaaatcccaaaaaaccaagatcaaacaagcccaAGTGAAGATTCTGAAGACCAAGTAGCCACAGAAGGCGAAAAAGACTAAAGACAGATTCTTGAAAGTTCATCTCACCAGAAAAAATGTGTCCTCTTTATAAAAAGAAGTAGAGTTACACTTATAAAAAACAAGAGTTCATcttgaaaatcaaatattagaccTAATGTAATCATTTATCATTATGAGTCGTTCATCCTGGGAAGGAAAAGAAATAAAGAGACTGGTCTACCTCGCGTCTGGAATCCCTCGCCCGCAGACCTGCACTTCGCGTCTAGATTAGAACCCTCGCCTGCAGTCTTGCGTATGAATCTCCGGATGTCGCCTTCTGCCGTTAGACCTAGCTAAAAGAAGGTTTCACGGCTTGTTTGATATAAAATCAAGTTTTTATAGATAGAATTTAACGTTATATCAATTATCtaatcaataaattttattatttaaatatcaaaattatcctttaattaaatattttattttatattaataaatttttattttaatatatatataatatttattttattatatattaaaaattattttaataaattaaaacacaatataaatttaactataaattttaaataatttaaataaataaataattatattaaataataaagttattattttaaataacaaatattaattaatttatattctaacaattcgttctaaataaatatattaattaatttaagttaataatttttaaatttaataaaataaaaatattataatataatttttttttaaattataaaacaactttatcaattaaaatactaaaattaccgtctatttatatattttattttacattaataaaagttaatattaatatatataacatttattttaatataaattaaattaagaaattattttatttaaaaaaatatattaattaaaataaatttccaatataaataaaattataaaatattatattatctaatagtaataatttataaaattaatatttagttaaattttatttttttattaataaaagttaatattaatatatgtatagtttttaatatttattttattatattttaaaatttaatttaatataattaaattattttatttaaaaaaatattattaattataatatatatatatataaataaataaagaaagagaattttttattaataaaatttaatattaatatatgtataattttttaatatttattttattatattttaaattttaatttaatataaattaaattatttcattaaaaaaacttattattaattaatatagagaGGAAAGGTATAATgagaataaatttttaaaaacctaattttttatcaattctatcaaataaatgttatttgtataatttattcaaataattcattcatgTTACTCCAAAACGAAGTCGATTTTGGggttattaaaatttattcgtaTAGCCGACGGGTCTTCGAAACGCCGGGTTAGCGTGTGACAGACCGTCGAAACTTCGGTTTGGGCGGTTCGGATCGGTTTCTTCGGAGTTGAAACTTGATTGAAGTAGTAGCTAGGGTTCTATagcttaaaatttataatttatcataacgAGTTTCGTTCatccaaatttgaaaattgattatATACTCTTGCTTCATTCTAAGGGGATTTACCAGATTTGCAATGAGTACAACAATGAACAATGGAGgcttaaaaacaaatattaattaatttataatatataaactaatataaattaaataacaaatattaattaatttataatatataaactaactCTAAAccattattctaaataaatatattaattaatttaagttaatattttttaagtttaataaaataaaaatattataatataatttaagaaaaaattataaaacaactttatcaattaaaatactaaaattctCTCACTTAAATTCcctctctcaatcatttctcttttattttatattaataaagttaatattaatatatataacatttattttaatatatattaaattaaaaaattattttatttataaattttaaattaattatattatttaaaataaattttcaatataaataaaactataacctataatattatctatataacattcaaattttaatagttataatttataaaattagtattcatttaaatttttttttttattaataaaagttaatattaatatatatagttttttaatattcattttattatattttaaaatttaatttaatataattaaattattttatttaaaaaaatattattaattataatatatatatatatataaataaagagaattttttattaataaaatttaatattaatatatgtataaatttttaatatttgttttattatattttaaatttaatttaatataaattaaattatttcatttagaacaaatataattaattaatagagagagaaaagtaTAATGggaataaattttaattgaaaataaaaaatgtaattatcCAAACAAGTTTCTCTCGAATTGAATATGGCACCTCtcaaacgacgtcgttttgggATTATATACACAAAATACTCCAAAACGACTGTTATTAATAACTATTCGGTTAGCCGACGGTTCTTCAAAACGCCGGCTCAGCGTATGACAGACCGGCAAAACTTCGGTTTGGACGGTTCGGATCGGTTTCTTCGGAGTTGAAACTTAATTGAAGTAGTAGGTAGGGTTCTATAGCTTCTCTCCTATGAAAATTGATAATTTATCATAACGAGTTTCGTTCATCCAGATTTGAAAATTGATTATATACTCTTGCTTCATTCTAAGGGGGATTTAAACGTTTCGTTCATCCAGATTTGCAATGAGTACAACAATGGAGGCTCAAAAACAGATGAGAAAGATCGTTTCTGTGTGGGCTGCTCAAGTAAGTTGCTTTCTCCCTCACTGCCTTTCTTTCTATTTTGGGTTTTCAATTACCTCTTGTATTTTGATGATCACTGTTGTCAATTCGTTATTCTATAGCAAAATTGTGAGCAAACTTTCATCTTCATCAAATCTTAGAGTTATGAATTCTTCTGTTTCTCGCAAAATGACAATATATTATGTGTGGAAGTTGACTGATATACATAACAGACATAAACCTATTTCAAGGCATAATAGACATCAACATATTATGTTTCGAAATTTGTTGGTTTGCATCTAGTTCAAGACATAATCGATGGCAATGCGACATAAATGTCAAccaatttgaaaacataatagATGATACTAACATATTATGATTCAAACTGATTGGGCTCAAATCTATTATGTCTCAGAATTTGATAGTGTCTATCATGCTTTGAAATTGGTAGAAACTTTTTATGTCTTGGAAATTGGTTGGCATCTAGTATGCTTTACATCGATTATGTCTCGAAATTGGTtgtcatttattatatattaggcATCTACTAAGTCTTCGAAGTTGGTTGACATCTATTATGCATTTACATTACTGTGTGTTAAAATTGGTTAACATCTAATATACCTTAGCATCTATCATGTCTTTGAAATTGATTTACACATATTATTGCTTGAAACTggtttgtatgtttttttttgtttttcctgTATATGCTTAAGTTTTAGTAAGTTTGACAGTGATTTGGATTACGGTTTGAGTTATGAAAAAACATGATTGCAAGAAGAATTATCTATAATGTTTACTATATTTGGTTTTCGAGTGTGTTTTCAACCCCCTGGAACTTGATCCGACATTCTCTCATACATTTTgcattttttgaattttgaatttttcagaTGGGCAATCTTGTGGTTGTGCTTCTATGGCACTTGTTACATTTTTTTGTCAGCCTTTGGTTGTTTGTAATTAATATAGTCACGGCTTTTGAAAGCTGCCTCATTTCTTTTGGTATATTGAGGAAATACAAGATCTTCAATGTCTCAAATCTTCGTCACTTGGCTATTGTCGTGGACAGTGAAGAAGCTTCTGATATATCGAGCGTAATTAAGCTTCTGAAATGGGTAACCAGTCTCGGTGTGAAAAATATTTGCCTGTACGATCCCAAGGGTAAGACAATGAGAGCCTATTTGGAGATTACTATATTGCCACAATCACGATCTCAATGAAAAATTGCACAAGTTAAAATAGAAAGTGATCTTTTATTTTGCTTGGTATTATAGTGCATTTTTATTGTCTCGTTTggtaaaaagattttttattagATCATGATGAGATTATGTTTTGGATATCATCTGATTGATTTTTAGAAGAATGTGACTTTTgacaaacataataaatttagttttttttctggATCAAGAGCAACATTATTTAATACCAAAACAGTCAATTATTAGCCATGAATGGTTTGCCTTTCTCTTTTGAACTCGGGCCATCCTTTTACAGGAGTGCTGAAGAAAAACAAGCAAACTATCACTGAGAGCTTGCAGATAACGAAATCATCCGAGGTATTGATGAAAGGCTGTTCTTTTGTATCGTTTATCTCTTCTTTTGATTCATTGTTAACAAGACTTGAGTTTTATATCTAGGCAGGATGATAGTAAGAATGTGCCGTTTATCAACCAAAAGAATGTGTGTTTGGATTTTGCTTGTTTATTGGATGGAAAGGAAGCCATGGCAAAATCTGCTGgcattttatttaagaaatactaTTTGGGTGGGAATCCATTGAAGCAAACGTTTACCGAAGAAGACATCGCAGAGGCACTGGAAACAATAGGTTGTTGATCCTGATCCCAATTCCCATCCAAACAGATCATCCCAAAGttactcttttcttttttggttATGACAACAGTTCTTTTCCAACTTATATTTTTCAGGTTCTGGAGGTGCTGATCCCAATCTTATGTTGATTTACGGGCCTACCAGATGCCATTTGGGTTACCCAGCATGGAGGATTCGGTATACTGAGATGGCGTAAGTAttaatttcattcatttttaatcAGTTATCAATTTGGTCTTTTGCTTATACGGGTATTTGTCTGGTTTATAGTCACATGGGATCATTGAAATCCGTCAAATATGGGTCGCTATTGAAGGTGGTGCGGAAATTCACCATGGTTAACCAAAACTACGGTGAGCTGAGTTtgttttcatgtcaattttgaaatacatttatttttcagttatttgattcaaaatgaTATTCATTTTGCAggtaaatgaatgaaaatggaGGGAACAGTAAAGAACTAAAGGGTCTTAGTAATATTACTATTAGTCTATTAGTAATATTATACGTTATGTTGCATTATGAGCACTCAGCAGGTCCTTTGaatatactatataataatatttcagtgTTGTATGGATAAATTGTACCTTATTTAAAGaaactcacaaaaaaaaaaatagaaatttgagAAATAACAAAGGCAGTACAAATGACTCCctaaatgaaatttatatataatggataatttatttctcttatagCCTCCATAAGCCTAAGTTGACTGTCaacaaatatttgtaaaacataCACAAATTTGTACTcctttattaaacaaaacaaaagaatgTATAATCTATGAACCGAAAACTTGTTACCTAAATAATTTATCTAGTAAACAATGACCAGGGAAATTTCTTCTGGCGTTCACCGTCTTCATTTTCCAAGTAATAACTTTTCAAGTGATGGTTTTTTTCGAGTCATCATCATCGCCTAGGAATTCTGATCTCAACTGCATAAGCAATCTACCAAGATAGTTTAATCCTTCACCATCACGGCCACCACCCCAGAACAGATCATGGGGAGAAACCTCTACCAGAACTGACCCTCTGGTGGATAGCAACATGGAATTTAAATGTGGGTATATAGAGAATTTACATTTCAATGCCTTGTACATGACCTCGATCTTAACCGTCTCCCAGTTTGATCTTACCTGCATTTTAA from Impatiens glandulifera chromosome 9, dImpGla2.1, whole genome shotgun sequence includes the following:
- the LOC124914619 gene encoding dehydrodolichyl diphosphate synthase complex subunit NUS1-like; this translates as MSTTMEAQKQMRKIVSVWAAQMGNLVVVLLWHLLHFFVSLWLFVINIVTAFESCLISFGILRKYKIFNVSNLRHLAIVVDSEEASDISSVIKLLKWVTSLGVKNICLYDPKGVLKKNKQTITESLQITKSSEDDSKNVPFINQKNVCLDFACLLDGKEAMAKSAGILFKKYYLGGNPLKQTFTEEDIAEALETIGSGGADPNLMLIYGPTRCHLGYPAWRIRYTEMAHMGSLKSVKYGSLLKVVRKFTMVNQNYGK